The Porites lutea chromosome 7, jaPorLute2.1, whole genome shotgun sequence genome includes the window GGCAGAAAACGAAATAAACTCGCACCTTGCGAGTGCCAAAGGCACAAGATGCTAGGGGgtggaaaaattttgaaatctgggACTTTAAGAGTGCATTTACAGCATTCCGGAGCAAAACTTGGAGAGTGTTTGAACAGAACAAAGACAACATTAAATTCTGGTTTTTGGGGGAGTAATTTCCAAAGAATAATAGGTGGAGAGTTGACATGAAATAGCTGGCGAATTTTGCTGGCTGCCTgctcttattgaaaaccctgcatTGCAAAGACTGAACCTGTAGGGAGAGCACCACTGTACTGGAGTGGGTCTGTAAATGTTTCCCTTGTGAGCTGGCTTTGGATCTCACAAGCTGAAATAGAGACGAAATGTAAATAATGaatgcaaaaaataattataaataaaatataataataataataattaataaattcaCACGAACAcatgaacaaaattaatatacCGTTCAACAAGTTACCTTGTGCAAGAAAACACTTACATTGTACAAAAATTTGtccatttaaaaacaaacagagCAAATGTTATGATAACTTCCTGTACAGGCGAGCATTTGAATATCAAACCAAAGTAACAAACTTGTATTGTATTACTTAGGACACAAATGCAATATACAGAGAACATACAGAGTGAAATAGATCTAATAACCAACCTCTTGTAATTGGGCTATTTGCTGATTGAGGCTATTGATATCctaaaacataaacaaagaaCAACAATGTTTTCTGTTGCATAGCATATTGTTATAGCTtcggggaaaaaaaacaaaacaaatatatatTCTCCCCCAATGAGagctttttttcatttcacctCTACATATTTCTCTAAGCCCCAACTCTGCTAAAAGTTGAGTTTATATTTATAATCTTGAAGATATTGGCAAGTGTACAAATATGTACAGCAGATTGATTAAATAAGAGAATTGCTAAGTTATGCATTAAATTAGGTATGTTAAGCATCTCTAGGAGAACAACGGCCAGATATTAGGTAAAAACTCAAAATGGCAACTGCACAACACATGTtgaatcaaacaaaacaaaacttttcataATCATGGACAAAATTCACTCCATAGcttaattataataaattttatttcttgactACCAATATCAATGACTCAAGCATCCTTTCACTATGATTAAAAAATGGAGGTTGGCTggtaaaaaaatcaacttttgcTGAATGCGTATTGGTTCCAATCTACATGTACAGTAAAGAGTGAAGTGACTGCCTTCAGGAGTTCTTTTGGGTACAGTGTACAATGTACAGTATGTGTAAACTCCACACACATgaacatgtacagctgtatgttGATGCTCATAAAGGAGTCACATACACCTAgtaataaaagcaaaaaatagcTTGCTAAAGAGAACACATGTATACAGTTTTTGTTATGACTGTTGTGCACTAACATGTAAGCATGAAACAACATAAACTGTTTTGTCAAAGAAATTAGAGCGTGATTTCttgcagtgaaaaaaaaaattgtttacagtttctatggaaactgttaacataaaaattaactgaaaaaataGACAAACAGTTTAAGAGTTGATGCAGGAGTACTTAAGTCAATGCTGAAAATGACTGTTGATGTTGACTGTATGCAACTAAAGACAGCACAGCTgtaataatcattataattaaaaaaacaactacGTACTGGTCTGTACCTGCTTTATTATATAAGTCAGCTCTTGGATTTCCATTGGTCTGTCATCAAACAAGGATTTTTTCTTGGCCACTGaatgattgaaaagaaaaaaaatagcaatgTTTTCCCGCAATTTTGATGCCATAAGTTACATTTTATATTTGCTCCATTGAACATTAGATGTttatcagggcttctgatatttcgcagaaaaaaagcaaaattttgcaggATTTTCTGGGGcaaattcgcagaaaaattgGCCGAATTCGTGGGATTTTCGtgggagaaaagtcaaaattcgcagaaaaatccGCTGATTTCGCcggattttagcggaaaaaagtcaaatttcgaaggattttcaggAGCAAATTCTTacaaaaatcggccgatttgaCGGGAAATTTCGGGGCggaaacttcgccaagaaataatcagtaaaaaacagccgattttgctgttttttttttagacaaattttgctaaaatcgatcaattttgcgtcagtatgaccagcgttgtttaatgtttttttaacagggataatcatttgctctttcaacaacagtttgctcgttggtaaaatccaactagttggtcaaaaatatcaagcaCACAGCACTTTTCGCTaccagtgggctataacatacagTATAGCCTAGTAATAGCTAAACCAATCAggatgcagcattgataatagaccactagttggattttactaatacactgtatattatatttttcattATAGTGAACTACAATGAGAATACACATCCCCAGTGCAGTATGTCTGTAAATAACAAATGCAGCAACACTCAGTTACACCGTATTTTCCAATCATTTTTACATCTTTTTTGCAGAACTCAACATCTACTATTATTGTGTGGGTAAAACTTACCGGAGAATTTGTTATGAGACTGAGTTGAGATCGTTAGAATGCTGCATCTGAGTTATTTCTTGACAGTGGACTGATTTGTCATTTGAGCTGTAGTCAATGACAGTACAGAACATGGAACTGATTTTGTGATGGTGCaatcaattaatttttttttttttttatctttatctgTCTCTAGCACATGGTTTTCCTGGAAACTTTACCAGGAATacattaaaacatttaaaactttcaatgttattgcaaaaaaaaaaaccttttccaTGGTATACTTTGTACTATTGTAAACCATAAAAATGACATCAACATCTAATCAAAACTTCGCAATGAAACCACTCAccaagttttgaacattttgataTCATTTCTGTGGAAACATCATTTGCCACGGAaaattattttctatttttcaaaCATACAATCATTAAGACTAAAGCTATGAACAAACTTACAGATAGCAAGCTTTTCCAGTTTTGCAAATGTGTTACTGATGTCCTTGCCAATGTGTCTGAAGAGCAAAATGAGAAAAGTacagtataataattattttgtatcATAATTTACTATCTCATGCCATTGtttaaaattaactgcaaaGTATAGGTTACATGTTTGTGCAGCAAAATGATATCAACCCACTAGCATACAGTGTATATATGTATGTTTACAAAAGTGTTTAATTGaataaatcatttattttattcaatttcTCAGATTGTAATAATGACTAATAAGATTAGTGATTAATTAGTTTATTCTGTAAGATCGCTTAGCAGATATCAAGCAAGTTTGGAATCATCAATTGAACCTGGCATTCATTTCCAGTGATTTAAATGTGCATAAAACACCATACACGATGTGTTAAGCACTCTTAATgtagggcttctgatatttcgcgcggtcgcggacccgcgaaattcaggtattaccgcgaaatcccgcgaaattctcCCCAAAGCGCGAAATACTgcgaaatccgccagaaatatttccaaatacttGTCGGCAAAACAtgtttaatacttatcttggccattagacctgttttattcaccccaaacgtccaaatttatcttgaaacttagtcactgcaacgagtaaacaacatcccaaaactaccaggcgttcttcagggttcatacaaaacattgcaaccatttttcaaggacttttcaaggaccacattagattttcaaggacaacctactaggaatataatttcacagattgtacaaaaatgcataTTCCCAGTATATTCTAATAAGACTTTAAGGCTttaactgtttgcttcaccaaattctatacatttttcagttcacttgttttaaactgatagttaattattgcataaaacatggAGCACTTTATGTAAATGACCTTTACATTCACTGAGCTAcgatttatattctgtcttggacaaccaaaaagcatcaaaaaatcCTTTCCAAGCTACTACatttaaagttgaagaaaattcaagctcttttcaaggacttgcacagaaatttaaggacttttcaaggaaaaatggaattcaaggacttttcaaggacttcccctaaaattcaaggacttttcaagactgtgcgaaccctgtTCTTAGATTAATGATGCGAAAAACTAGGCACTAATCATAATGTTAATAGCTTTAgcattcgctcatttctcgagcgaattgtttttgaaagagcaaatgattatccctgttaaaaaaacaacGTTAAACAACGCTGGTCAAATTGAtgcaaaattgatcgattttagcgaaatttgccaaaaaaaatccagcgaaatcggctgttttttactgattgtttcttggcgaagtttcccGGCCCACCGAAATTTCCcatgaaatcggccgatttttctaagaatttgcccctgaaaatccttcgaaatttgacttttttccgctaaaatcctGCGAAATCGAACAATTTTCCGGCAAATTTTTAATCTtctcccgcgaaatcggccgatttttccgtgaatttgcccctgaaaatcccttgaaattttgcttttttttctgcaaaatatcagaagccctgttaaCAGTAGAATTTGTATCATaagtttacaaaaagaaaaaatcaataCTTTCTTACTTGGCAATGACAAAAAACTGGcttttttgaaaaccatttgGTCTTTGATGATCCAATCTTCCACCAGTAAAGTTATTTCCCTGAAAAGCAATGTAACATGTAAGTACATACAGTAAGTACATAACTGTGTACAGTCAGGCAGGTTCCAGATGCAATCTTTTAGATTCTGCTTCTCCTTAATTTGAgttctttttcaaattaattttggcACCAACAGAACTCTGATGCTTCTTGTATAACAGGATCTTCAAGGAAGTTTCTTGGTAGATCCAGTGCTAGATACATTTTTTAGACCATTTAGACCCACAGACAATAGGTGTCATTACCTAAGggtactgtaaaattccgaaaataagcccctccatgtgtAAGCCCCTCCAATTAATATAAGCCCCCACAccggtaatgcaaaaaaccctccgttaaatcgcccctctaaatataagctccccgggggcttgtacttggaaaattgccctcaaatacaaagtaaaacaaagcaaaaactctAAATTTTACTTCTTACTTTACGGCTAGCCCTAtcaattttgaaatgcaaatttccctctatATATAAGCCCttctgaatataagcccctcaaaaagggcctttgaaaaatataaaccccAGGgctttttcggaattttacagtacttACCATTAATTTTACTTGAAAAAACTGGAAATTTTGGTTGGAAAATAAAATGGTTCAAGCCATTCTGCTTGGGAGGCTTCAGAAAACACGAGCTGTGATATGAGGTGATGCAATTTTTCCATTTGCTTCGTCTGTTAAGCTGGTTTGGACATACTTTGGAGTAGGTAGCTCTCCCATCACATCAAATTTTATACAGTAAAAAAGATTTGCACCCAAGGTGGTTTGTGTAAAATTAATGATAAGTATACTACGTGGACgtaaaccaatcagaacttCTGAACAGATTCTGGCCAGAACTTTGTCATAAGTATAGAATATTGGGGGCCATAAAGCAGATGTTTTCTCGCAAAACATTCAGCGGAGGGATGATGAGAGGTGGCTGAACCTGGGACATTCGCGTTCCCATAAATACAAgtatattgattttttttcttcacaaaattttgtataagTTCTGCTTTTTATTCTTAAGGAACGACTATTGGTCCTgagggaaattgaaaacaataccaAATTTTATGCCAATTTATCAGGACCTGAACAATCCATGAAAATCGATGATCGGGaaatcaatcgatcaatcgatGACAATTGATTAATTACTGTTGATTAGCATCGATTGGCATCGGCCCATCAATGATCAATCGATAATCACACTTAGGTGGTCGCGAACTTCATCGATTGCCATCAATTGGCACTAAATTCATGTCTCCGTATCTTCAGGTATCGCGGGAGTGTACGCAGAtcgtatattatttttaaacctcAGTAGCAAAGTTTGAGAATATTTGTTCATCGATGTGGCTCCTTGAAAAACAGCACAAATAATTAAGACAATTAACATATCTCGTTGTCAGTAGTACAAACTTGATTGATTTAGCTTCGAGTTCATTGCAAAGATTCAACTGACCTGGGACGCAGAAACGTCATATATAACAGAAAATGTGTGCATTAAATTGAACATATTTTACGAATACTTAGCTAAACTGTTGGCTCCAAACGTTACATCACGCATAAAATATTTCATACCTTGCCTAATTTGCCAGCTGTTTCATTGAAGCATAACAGTggcgtttgtttttcttacacACAAATCCGTAGTACATTTCTATGAATTTTAAACTCGCACGAAACGTGTGGGCGAATAAACAAGTTTACGCATTGCTACTCGCTAGTTTTTTCCCAAATAAAAAGCAATGATATCAGAACTTTATTAGTACTCGATGAAATTGGCAATTGAAATGTTTGACTGAATAGGTAATCGATTGATATTGCATATTGATAACAATCTATTATGTTAATTCATCGATTCCCATCGATTAtcgattgatattgataatcgaTGATAATCAATAATCACAAAAATTTTTGTGATCAATTGTCCAtcgattatcaatatcaatcgattaattgatatcgattgtcatcgattgTCATCAATTGCCATCGATTATCGATTTCATCGATTGTTCAGGTCCTGAATTTATGGGAAAGAAAATTGGGGAATGTGAAAATCATAAATTTACATGCTAGAACCAACTTTGCTTCCCATGGGAAGTTAGCCCCACAAAAAATTCCTCACATTGAAGATCAATTAATCAGTGATGGCAGTTATTGGGAGACAATGGCTCTCCAGGATACCAAACCATTATCATAtactttattattatcaacaaCTCAGGTCATGCAACCAATACTGAACATACATTTGACTGCAACCGTGACTATGATATTATATAAAGCTCAACTGGAATTTTCAGAGATGTAGGGAGAATGATTGAACACCGCAAAATTTTCACAATGCAGTTATGGTTGCGTGGAACtatattttccaaaacaaaaatgcaCATGAGACACCGCACATTAGACGATGACTTAAACCTTTCAAGCTGGTACAAAATTAATCGCTTCACGAACCGTGATTAAGGAAACGTCTCAGCCTGGCTCTATAGCGTCTTCTTGTAGAGCCGAAATTCAGTTAGGGAAAAGGACGAACGATATCTCAGTGGTTTAAGTTTTAGCCACATAATTATACAACTCCGGCATGCACCGgcattttcttgttaaaaattaTGCTTCACTATTAAGGTTTATTTTCAACCCACCTGTCTTGATTGGAGTGATTTTACGGCGGAGATAAACTCCGATGTTCTGTCTCTACATGTCGTCATGTCCGCTGCTGCTGTGTCAAAGCTGATTTCGCTTGAAAATTCCACTCGAGTAAGATCGTTTTCTTCACCGCTCGACCTGGTTCGGCGGCGTCTAGCGATCATGGGGGCTTTACACCAACGCTGTTATTATTCCTCATCACTCACCAACAGAATTTCCATATTGCAATATTTcataaaaacaatggtttaagTTATAGTTTCAAGTCCTGAGTTGATTAGTAGGTCTAAAACCGAAGAGAAAAACTGAATTTTCCGAGGAAAATTTCGTCACTTCTGTGAAGGAAGCAGTATCTTTCTGAAATGGTGACGTAGAGCTTTGAGGATTACCGctgcaaatacatgtatatttgcGGGCTCactggaaaaacaacatttctgAGAAATGTCATTGAATCGACAACTTCGAACGGAATTTGTGGAGAAGTTTGTGCAAGGAAACGGTTAAATTATGTTCCTTACCAATTCCAGCGATTTTTGTGACTCTCTGGCTACTTTCGATTGCGCGCAGGACCTACAGTGATGGCGAAAAACCAAGCGATATTTCCAGGAACCCAAGTATCTCCGCCAGAGTTTGACGATTTGGAACAGAACTATGGCCGGTCTATCACCTTTTACTCCTTCACTAACAACACGAACCCAGCTACGATTGTTCCTGCAATTTCACATGTTACTCACCTGAGTTTAGCAATCGTCTTCACGACTTTGTTTGCGCTGTTGTTCTTGATGATCATAGTTCAACTTTTTCTCATCTTGTACTTCGGTCATCGAAGATTATCGTACCAGAGCGTCTTCTTGTTCATCTACTTGATTTGGGCAGCTCTGAGGACTACCCTTTTCTCATTCTATTTCAGAGATTCTGCAAAGGCAGACTCTTTGCATGCGTTTCCTAGGTGGCTACTATTTGCTCTTCCAATCTACTTGCAGTTTCTAACGCTGTCGGTTTTAACTGTTTACTTGGCGAAGGTAGGAAGGGTTTCGTCTTGTTTTCACCCTGATCTTAAGCCtaagtttaagtcagttagagCACAGCTAGGGCTTATTCACTTCAGTCCAAGTTCGTACCTGTTAATTCAGTTTTCCTAGGTCCCATGGGGTTTAATACTTCCATGGTGCATGCCAAGGTACATATGAGGCCCCAACTGTTAAGCCCAAAGTTCCATTAGACTACCCgtaccttttttttctctacatCAAAGGCAATTCACCCGCAGAAAGCTGCCCCAAAATTTCTAATCCAAACGCTCCTTGGCTCAAAAAGGTCTTTTCATCCCCCCATCAAAACTCAACCTATACATGTAGATACATCCCCACCTCCtcaggttgaaaggaaatttgtgTATGTTGGCCATTCATGTATCTGTTCACTGAGTTCCTCTTGAAGGCTGTTAAGCTTTAAGGGcatttagggaaagttcatttaatatgacaaggggggggatgaagatattgagggggggttccgaaaatttttagacacccgaagggggggctctgaaaaaattgttgcgctaggagggggggctccgaaaatttgtatacttcaaaaccaacacatgacatcatcatacagatcggatggttttcaactcaacaatttaatgacctgtgcaactcagctattagttatatatcacgtggtttacagatataacaaatgtagtctcagtaattattacactcttgttcatcccaaaaatgctttagaaaattgtatcacaactgtatctcaagtttgtcatagtataaaccattgaagacaataacgataaatatatttaatacagtctagcgatcttttttcaggggagcaaaggaattgaaggaggaggtggggggggggggctctgaaattttttcgactaccaaggagggggctcctaaaaaattgaaccgctagcgaggggggctgctaaaatttcaagcttcgagtttcaatatcttcatccccccccccccccccccccccttgtcatattaaatgaactttcccttaccTAGTGTACCGGGcacagatgacgtaaaacaaaagaacaaaaaccatgaaaccataCCACGCAGATTTTTCCCTgaacacaaaacaaagaagtcttttgttttaaatgtcaTCTGTGTCCAGTACACAAAGTTTTGATCGCTtcaagtgtgagccactttgaCCAAAAAAAATCTGACCATATAATGTTTACCCTGCTGGAGTGGCATTTGAGGCTGTGCTGTGAGAAAAATTAATGATAGGGACAATGTGACAGCAACaagaatttccaaaaaaaaaacaataggtttaatgagcaagcCAACAACTTTTCATGTGGAGCACTCGTTTTTGGATGACTATGGTgcgaaactgcctaatttcatgttttatggagaacgcgaacaagcaatgacaacattttttttttctttctgaacttggatattgCCCCTTATTCAACTTCTGGAGGGTTCACCTACATTttacaaagtaagtgggtaggaataatcgcgatatAGACTGAAAGAatacaatttttactttttaaaagacGTTCTCATAGCTGTCGGGTTTTTGGATTTTAAAGCCCCTAATTATTGTAGGGAACCCAGTGTTTTGAACCTTTGAAATTCAGTGTGGGGCCCAGCATAGGTTTGCTATTAAAAACCTAAGATTTCTTAGTTTCCTGAGAGCAAAGGTAAATGGTACCAGGAGCCGCTGGGCACTGCTAGAGTAGAGCCTTGTTATTGATACAATCATGTAAATAACATATGTCTGGTAGATGACATGCAAATGAAAAGATTACAAGTGTTAAAATTGTGTCATCTCTTGTGAGTCATTAAAAGATGATGATGGATGTTTCTTTTTGGGCAGGTTGTGTTTAGAACAAGAAGAACATCTTTTGAGCCAGTAATGTTTATGTAAGTAGAAAAATGTATTGTGCTGcaaagtcaaaagaaaaaaaaaggcctgTCAATGATTCAGAGAACTACCTAACACGTTGTAGTTacacaaattcatttttttgttacaaattcGTTTCCGACCTTCTACAGAGCTGTTGATAAAGGCTGGGTGCCAGGGTTTATAACCTTGGCTACTATGACCTTGATCCCCAGCTGCCAATTCATACAATGTAGGAAAcatggaagaaaaaaaggaagttccTAGCTGTTCAATTTTCTGTCTACTAATTGCATATACGTGTCCTCAATGAATTGAAATTTTAGTGACAGCCCACTTTCTTTCTAAGAATAATTTATGAGATAttatatttgtttattatttttgttcaaCAACTTTCTCAGGCCATCAAGGGTCAATTATTATTAAGCTGCCTCTTTTGAGTTTCTGACAAACAATCTTTGCAGATGTTGGCAAACATTTTtggatgcaaaaaaataaaataatcaatgtTAAAACATTCATACATCTATCCATAGCTTGATGACTGTATCCTGATTTTTTGAACTGTGTCAACTGGGAAAGGCAAATAATGCTTCAAATAATTGGGAGGTTTGAAAGATTGGGgttaaaattgtagtttttgaCCAATTAAGGGATGTTACATGTGGGTTTGGTTAAAATTTATTGGGAGCTCCAAATCTCTGAGGGTTTGAGAAAGTAATCAGGATTTTACTGTACTCTCTCACCCTTTCAGCAATAAGCTAGTAGTTAAATTCCCCTGAGAGTTGACAAACCTTAGCATTCAGCCCAAAAGTATATATATACAACTTTAATCATTACATTCATGCATAAACAAAATCTTGTTGACTAACTGCAACCTGTCAAAAAACCATTCAAAGAAGTGTAGCAGGTCAACAATCAAATTTAAAGTTGATTAGAAATTGGCTGTGTCTCCAGGGACACGTCTCCTTGCCCAGAGACAGCATTACACCTACACGGTGTCTTACTGTAGCTTTGTTTCCTTCAACAGGAGATATCTGCTTGTGTCATTTGTCATGGTGAACGTAATTTTCTTGGTCATCAACATCGCAACTGCAGTTGTTTGTCCATTCCAGGACGCTCATCAAATTATGGTTATAGTGAGGGTGGTAGTTAATGGTCTCCTCTTTGTTTTGGTGGGAATTGTGCTCTGTGTTTGCATTATTAAGGTTTGCAttcattaatataataattGGTTATTTATTCATGACAtgtatttaaccctttaaaccctaagatcaaaatgtGAATTCTCATATGTTGTCCCTTtaaggggtggcgaatggtacctcgaaaaacgtgggtctcagaaaattttgtcaggatctcgaaatctcggaagcgtttatgataagtctcgaagtctcgttttttcatggttagtttttacttttttgagcctcgaaactttttaccaaagagtctcaggctcggatttctaactaggTTCTCGGTGTCTTggcgagtctcggattttaccattcgccacccctccTTTACATTTCCTACaaaagtagtggggagaagttggtAAAAtgtcaagcaaattcatcttgtgtggtCATGTCTATAATTCTCATGAATACTCTGTTTTActaagcattgatattacaaggagaaatttgatgctgatcactcttagggcttaaagcgTTAACGCACATTTAAcagttattgaatgaggctCACACCTTCAGCTATTCCTCCCACATAAGTATAAGCATTACCAGGAAAATTTTCTTTATCCTACCACTACAAACTAAGCAAAGAAAACAGTGTCTAGGATATCGTGGAATGAGGTGCAGATGGTTATTAGTAGAACAAGATTTTTATCTGAATTTTTGAGTCAACTTTTTTTGTAGTTGTCATATTTCTTGCCCTGTTTGAATGAATCATGCCCATATGGAGATaatttgaaagatctcttcccTTGCATAACAAAGACGTTAAGGTTGTCTATATtggttaaaactgatgatgtcacaagccAGGGGTAGATCTGGGAATTTTTTACTGGAAGATCGGATTACGATAAACACTGTTGACAAGTTGTTCGAAGCTCCATCCCTTAGTACTTTCCTTACTACATATTATCCTCccaaaattataattttgaatATGCCTGAAATTTAATTCTGCCAAAATGTGATGTGGcatgttagaaaaaaaaattaaccagttGAATTGTGATGTCCGATCCTGTTGATGCTAGAATTTCGGTGTCAAACAAGTGCTAAAAAGAAGCTTTATCTCAATGAGCATACCTATTTTTCTTGCAGATAACAAGAGCTCCAGCTCTCAATTTGTTAATCGAGGGACAGGTACATGTTggtgtttgtttatattttggttgttgttgctgttttttttttttttcattttttttattgtgtggtTTTTTGTGGCACATACAGTGCAGTTTAAAGTAATACATCAACTAACATAATTGTGTTTTCTAAAATCtgcatttttaaatttaattatacAATGTTGAATTTAAGTTCTGTTTACTAAGGTTAGCCCTCTCCATCAGTCATCGATTTGAAAAAGACTCGTTCTTGGTGATTTTTAAGTGAGGTGTTTTTGCACACCTTGGTATTATTACTTGCTGTCAGTAGTGGAGgttaattttttgacttttgttAATACTGAATTAAACTGAAACACTGACAAAATAATGGATTACGTATAATGGgttcaaaaaatttatttactaTTATCTTTTATACGTATGTTTggttttcctctttgttttggaaaaggttAACAGTCATTAATTCCCCTTGACACTGAGTCGAGGGACCAAATGACACATGAGCAGCATTATCCATAGGCAGATATCTGCATCGACATGTTAACGTCTCTGTGACATGTCCTAAACTGAATATTTAATGCGTTGCAATCACTAATTTAATATGTACAAGGTGTGCAAAGGTGTAAAGTATACAAACATCCGTGCGATAATATGGTGCAACGAAGAATGTGATACATAGTTGTGTAACAGACGTAACAGCCATAATGACCTCTACACCAATCAAAACTTCGAGAAGAAGAAATGGCTTAATACCCTTCCACTTTAAAGCAACCTTAAAGATAGGTGGATATGCGGATACTCAGGCACTATGTATCCGCGTGTCCGCGTACCGGGTATCCATCGATATCCATTTTGTCACTACCTATCCGAGTTAAGTATCCTCGTATCCA containing:
- the LOC140943340 gene encoding G protein-coupled receptor 137Ba-like; protein product: MAKNQAIFPGTQVSPPEFDDLEQNYGRSITFYSFTNNTNPATIVPAISHVTHLSLAIVFTTLFALLFLMIIVQLFLILYFGHRRLSYQSVFLFIYLIWAALRTTLFSFYFRDSAKADSLHAFPRWLLFALPIYLQFLTLSVLTVYLAKVVFRTRRTSFEPVMFMRYLLVSFVMVNVIFLVINIATAVVCPFQDAHQIMVIVRVVVNGLLFVLVGIVLCVCIIKITRAPALNLLIEGQGATTRQGILLCVLVVLLYVSRVIYNLVAVTVPYDVSSFGFGWINVSDENEIRYQTPGPGQDSENVRDYRFITFGVVLIVWEVLPTFMVLWFFRVRRPQIGDMGPSAIASQSYDKKSYFFDNPRRYDSDEDLTNPHVSCRGNYNIPGVLSPSPSVNGTSRAARSYGSISGMRSGSFQRSNSNSNLYIPGTTPPQLFSAGSGYQPSTLVEQNEG